A window of Fusarium fujikuroi IMI 58289 draft genome, chromosome FFUJ_chr10 genomic DNA:
GGCCTGCGGGCCTACGGtacgtatgtatgtattcTGCTGTACCTACAGGGGTACGCACGCAGACCACATCACACGCCTTGTTGTACCTTTCGGTCAAAGACCTCGATGAGTTCAGGTACATTACTTACTTACCTAACTGGGACCAACGGACCAAAGCAAACACATCCTTGCCCCATCTGTCATGTGGTATACCTGTTGAGCTGGCCCTCTTTTCGACGCTATCTGGAACTACATGCCTTAGCTTGGCAGATGGTTTCTTGTTTACCAACAGATTTTACCGTATTGGGCTGACTCCGGAGTTTCAAGGCGGATCCTTCTTGTATCTCGATAGAGGAAAAAAGACGCATTCTGGGGGCGGTTGGGGGGGCGTACTCTTCCGAGGTGCAACTTGAAAGGGCAGCTGACTGGTTGACGATCCGTCGGTTGCTGGCGTTGGGTCTATCCTGCCAAGCATGACGAGAAGGCTGGGTAGAATTAGGAAAAAGCGGGAAGAGGGCTTTGGCTCTATTTAAGAACAGACCTTCTTTTTGTGTGTGGAGAGATGTTTCTTATGCAACTCCTTAATTTCAAATCTTTGATGCACAATCTCCCGCCATCCCCGACCCAACTCCTACTCAATCTATTTGAGTTTCTGTCTATTTGGAATTGTACGACGATCCTCATCTTATCTTGCACACACCTCAGATTAAGCTTAGCATGGCATCATCTGTGCTTGATGTCTCGTCCCCACGGGGAGCTGCCGTGCCAATCTCGTTTACACGAGGTACATGCGGTAGACCTAGCTTCTCAACTGTCACAGAGGCATTCTTCCACTATGCCACCACACAGCCTTCGGCAACTGCGGCACGAGATCTATCTGCCGAGCCAGCAGTTGAGATAAGCTATGGCGAGCTTGCTGAACGAAGCATCCGGTTGGCGCAACGGTTACGAAATCTGGGCGTCATGCCGGGACATCGTGTGCCGCTTGTTGTCAAGCGTGGCGTTGGTATGTTGGTTGGTATACTTTCCATCTTGTCTTGTGGAGCGCAGTATGTTCCTCTTGATGGAGGCGTAGTGGCAGACGAGACCTTGCGGTTTGTGTTACAACAGACCGGAGGAAGGATAGCTCTGTCTTCAAAGGCTACGGCACATCGCATCTCGAACACGGATGTAACAGGTGTTGTCAttattgaggatgaagacaacAGTGAACAAAGTATTGCAGACTTTACTCCAGTCAGTAAGCCTGAGAATGGCTGCTATGTGATATATACATCAGGTATGTTGACTTATCTTATACTACTTCTCATTAGACTAACATGTATCAGGCACAACAGGTACACCAAAAGGAGTCGACATCACTCACAACAATGTGACAAACCTGTTATGTCAAGCACCAGGCAATCTGAGTATTGGCCCAGGAACATGTGTTGGCCAAGTGCTGAATGTCAGCTTTGATATGGGTAAGTAAACCAAGTATCCAAAGACGAAGGACCTTACTGACATACAATTTGAAGCTGCATGGGAGACTCTTGGTTGTCTATCAAATGGCGGGACCTTGGTCATGCGGGGTTCTGACTGGTCAAAAGCCCTCAAACAAGTGAGTTTACTATATCCAAATGTTAGGCTAGTCACTGACTGTGTTAGATTGATGTCCTCATCTGCACTCCAAGCATCCTGTCAAAGTATAAGCCAGAGGACTTTCCAAGACTGAAGACCGTCGCCACAGCAGGAGAGCCCAGCTCTCAACAGTCAGTTCCCTATTTTCGCTTACTCTCTGATTTCAACTAACATTTCTAGACTCGCTGACCTATGGGCATCTCACGTCTCATACTTCAACTGCTATGGCCCAACAGAAACCaccatcgtcaacaccatgcaccagcaccaaacaGGTCAACCTCTCTCCATCGGTAAACCAACACCAGGAAATAATGTTTATATCCTAGACGAGTTTCTTGTGCCAGTACCTGTTGGAGAAGTCGGTAATGTCTGGGCTGGTGGTGCAGGCGTAGCTCGTGGTTATGTTGACTTGCCAGACAAGACAACTGAGAGATTCAGACCTGACCCTTTCACCCAAGAAGGGTAAGTTTTCAAGTCATGACATCTTTGAACGAGATACTGACCTAAGATTCAGATCAAATATGTACAACACTGGTGATCTCTGTCAATGGAATTCCAATGGCACTCTCCACATTCTTGGCCGGATAGACGAccaagtcaaagtcaaaggttTCCGCGTCGAACTCGACGGTGTAACAGCCTCCATAAAATCCTGTCCCTCCGTTCAAGCCGCCACTGCTctcctcatcaacaatgaGATCCACGCCTTCATCACCCCCAACCACTGCCCTATCGCCGTTGTTGAAGCCCATCTCAAGACCCTTCAGCCCTACTACGCCATGCCAACTCATTACCACCAACTGGACAGTCTTCCTATGACTGCAAACGGAAAGATCGACAAGAGAGCTTTGAGAATGAAAGATATGGTGGAGGTTGGGAAACCCCAGCCTGTTGTCTTGCATACGCGTATGGATTCGAATGCCTCGAGTGCTACGCAACTCAGTTCTTTCTCTGATGCGAGTGATACAACGCTTATTGATGAGCATCAGTatgatcttgagaaggctCTTCCTGAGAAGGATATGCCTAAGCATGCGAGAGGACTGCGGCATAGGTTGCTCATTGTTTATCGTCGCCTGTTTTCCCTTGTTGGACTCTTCAACATCGGTGCTGCTATCGCTCTCCTCTTGACTGGTATCACCAGAGAGTGGATGGGTATCATCACAGCCATCAACCTAACCACCGCTGTTCTTGTTCGTCAAGAATTCGTTATCAACGTTTTATACACCATCACCTGCAGCGTCCCCAAGACCTGGCCTTTTGCTATCAGGACCCGATGCGCAAAGATCTACCATCTCGGCGGAGTCCATTCAGGTGCAGCTGTCAGCGCAGGAGCATGGCTTCTTGCAACGAACATCGCCGACATTGCTTGTTCGTTCGGAAGCTGTGCGAACTGGGGTACCTTATCCATCACTTCTCAAGTCATCTCTTGGATCCTGTCTGCCATGTTCGTTGGCATGATCGGAATGGCTTGGCCTTCAGTGCGCAAGCGTTATCACGATCTCTTTGAGAGAACTCACCGCTTTGCTGGATGGACTATGCTCGCTCTCTTCTGGGTGCAAACCGTGCTCTCAGCCCACGACAACACTCCTTCTGGTACTACACTTGGAGAGTCTTGTGTCAAGTCGCCTGCCTTCTGGTTACTGGCTGTAGCGACTGCCAGTGTTGCTTCATCCTGGTGCTTTCTACGAAAAGTCCccgttgaagctgaaaaACTGTCAGACCACGCTATAAGGCTTCACTTTGACTACACTGTCCCCGTCAACGGTTCCTTCACCCGTCTCTCTCACAAACCTCTCAAGGAGTGGCATTCCTTTGCCACTATCCCGGCTCCCGAAGCCGTCAACGGTCGATCCAAGGGCTACTCCCTTGTCGTCTCTAACGCCGGCGACTGGACAAAGTCCACCATCCAAGATGGTCCCTCCCACATCTGGACACGCGGAGTCCCAACCTGCGGCGTGATGCGCATCGCAACGCTCTTTAACCGCGTCGTCCTCATCGCAACAGGCTCCGGCATCGGTCCTGTTCTCGGACATATCCAAAACCCAACATGTCCAACACAACTCATCTGGTCAACTAAGAACCCTGAAGAAACCTTCGGGGAGGAAATCTGCCAGACTATCAGCGAGCGCATTCCAAACGCAGTCATTCACGATACTAAGAAGCTCGGAAGACCTGACTTGGTAAAGATGGGCTACAATCTGGTAAAGGGCTTCAAAGCTGAGGCAGTTATCATCATTGCGAATGAGAAGATTACGAAAAAGGTGGTTTACGGTTTGGAAACGCGTGGTGTTCCAGCTTATGGTGCTATCTGGGATAGTTAGGTATATGATTTGATTTTGGAGTTTTAAGTTGTGGCGTTTGTATGTATTCATGTTTCGGACGATTGGGATGAGTTATATGCCGGAAACGATTTTTATACGATGAATGATTACATGTTACGATCTGAAACAATATTCGTCAAGATTCGCGCGTTGGAATGTAGTTGTGCTTGGCATCGGGGAGGCTGAGATTAAGTTTGGGGCTGGATTGACTTTGAGGTTGACCTAGCCTCTCGTTACAATCCGATTGAGTTCGAGTTGATCGACGATGGCTGAAGCGAGCGAAAAGTGCACGGAGAGGGTGAAGATAACAGACTGTTCCATCGCTGCAGATCATGTTGCTGGGGATCCCAGTCCGGATCATATTTGACTCAGTGACGCAGATCATTATGCTCGGCTATCAATTTACAGAATATCAGGAACTTTTCATTCTGACTGAGTAACATATGTGTAATATTCAAGATAAAATACCGCTTTAAAGATATGGCTGTACGCGCCGCGAGGCACTCAAATGGTCTGAAATGATCGAAACGAAATGAACTACCCTCTACACCTGATTGAACGGGGATCCAAAGGCCAACCAATCAGCCTCCGGGTCGGGCACTCCGTTGTTTCTGGTTGGTTCCCGCATCGGCTGTAACTGTAGCTGTGACTGgctgcttgagcttgctgaCAGTCGAGGACAGTTGAAGAACTCAAACACATCGATGCTATCAAGCTCGCTGAGAGACGTAGCctgtgttgatgttggctcCAGGCCAGAGTGTCGTGCTGTCGATGTAAGGGTCACTAGGTCATATGCACTCCTGCGATCGTTAGTTGAGATACCGTATCTAATAGAGGCTAGGACTCACCTTCGCATAGCTGAAAAGTTCATGTCACCCTGTCGGACTCTCTGAATAACACGATGCAGAATTTTTGAGTAATTATTCGCAACCTCCCAATGTTGTCCAACATCGCGCAACGTATCAATAAAGAAGTCAATCTGCGAGTCCACCGGACATCCAACCGTCGCAGCATGAACAAGAAGTAATCTCGCAGCAACCCAAAGCGAGAAGGCAAACGAGGGACCCAGAAGATTCAGaccatcagcttcaagaacATCTTTGGTGATATCCCCCAGACTCTGCACAGCAGATAAACATCTCTGCATGGCGTAGTGCGAAGGAACAAAAATGTGAGAACGAACTGTGGGATACGCAGCCGAAGAGTGAAGTCTCACAGCAGCCGTGACATACGCGCTGTGAAGCATGAACCAATTAGCCACGCGACTCGCAGGATCAGAATGGCAAAGAGCCGAGATTTTGCTATATTCGCTCGGTAAGCTCTGAAGCCAACCATCCAGTGTCCTGTCCAGGTTGCGATATGTGTTGCGCCATTCAGCCATGTCGCTTGATGAAGTGACATCAACGGGCGTTTTGAGAAACTCGTGGATTCTGCTCACAATAACAAGAATCTCACAATGGTAAGCAAAACTGCCAAGATTCTCGGGTTTGTTGACAAGATATGTCATTATTGGTGATTGTTTTTCGTTGTAGGGACTCAAGGAGCGTGTTTCGACTGGCACGTTCTTTGAGAAGAGATCATAGGAGCAGGGGAGGAAACGGTTGATCTTTGCgtcattgaggatgaagtcaaAAGTCGGTGTTGCGATTGTTGCGTATCGATCTAGAACATAGATCATCCAGTACAGTCGTCGCCGCCCCTCGTCTTCGATCCAAGATTCGGGTTTGCCAGCG
This region includes:
- a CDS encoding related to Zn(II)2Cys6 transcriptional activator, which codes for MPSTSMSGPSIAEEEANSTLSNDDGSSGDESRMTSAGPNKKRRREKHQKISCEMCKARKVKCDRAEPACSWCARHNRACVYLERQKPGAGRNGFSIELEAKVNRIDALLQALGRRVEEHIVQDHSSVGSPGVSPSINGYGPPQVDGRPTPNTSLPRQSSFSQVRSPGITSPWQPINNQNTTQSPMQTQQGASAPTPSQSSTALNPAGVRRDPSFQSYTIDLPPHDIIYSLVDLYFKHCNTWCPILERKTIFATFFGSTSMEEADRILLYAIVATTLRFLKDPRLSTEMSSYYHKVAKHTVQLYAMEHTTIPAMRALVIITLDELGTSNGPRGWNLLSLLAQNVRQLGLSEESSVFLSADASEVTRTASSHRVTAGKPESWIEDEGRRRLYWMIYVLDRYATIATPTFDFILNDAKINRFLPCSYDLFSKNVPVETRSLSPYNEKQSPIMTYLVNKPENLGSFAYHCEILVIVSRIHEFLKTPVDVTSSSDMAEWRNTYRNLDRTLDGWLQSLPSEYSKISALCHSDPASRVANWFMLHSAYVTAAVRLHSSAAYPTVRSHIFVPSHYAMQRCLSAVQSLGDITKDVLEADGLNLLGPSFAFSLWVAARLLLVHAATVGCPVDSQIDFFIDTLRDVGQHWEVANNYSKILHRVIQRVRQGDMNFSAMRRSAYDLVTLTSTARHSGLEPTSTQATSLSELDSIDVFEFFNCPRLSASSSSQSQLQLQPMREPTRNNGVPDPEADWLAFGSPFNQV
- a CDS encoding non-ribosomal peptide synthetase, which codes for MASSVLDVSSPRGAAVPISFTRGTCGRPSFSTVTEAFFHYATTQPSATAARDLSAEPAVEISYGELAERSIRLAQRLRNLGVMPGHRVPLVVKRGVGMLVGILSILSCGAQYVPLDGGVVADETLRFVLQQTGGRIALSSKATAHRISNTDVTGVVIIEDEDNSEQSIADFTPVSKPENGCYVIYTSGTTGTPKGVDITHNNVTNLLCQAPGNLSIGPGTCVGQVLNVSFDMAAWETLGCLSNGGTLVMRGSDWSKALKQIDVLICTPSILSKYKPEDFPRLKTVATAGEPSSQQLADLWASHVSYFNCYGPTETTIVNTMHQHQTGQPLSIGKPTPGNNVYILDEFLVPVPVGEVGNVWAGGAGVARGYVDLPDKTTERFRPDPFTQEGSNMYNTGDLCQWNSNGTLHILGRIDDQVKVKGFRVELDGVTASIKSCPSVQAATALLINNEIHAFITPNHCPIAVVEAHLKTLQPYYAMPTHYHQLDSLPMTANGKIDKRALRMKDMVEVGKPQPVVLHTRMDSNASSATQLSSFSDASDTTLIDEHQYDLEKALPEKDMPKHARGLRHRLLIVYRRLFSLVGLFNIGAAIALLLTGITREWMGIITAINLTTAVLVRQEFVINVLYTITCSVPKTWPFAIRTRCAKIYHLGGVHSGAAVSAGAWLLATNIADIACSFGSCANWGTLSITSQVISWILSAMFVGMIGMAWPSVRKRYHDLFERTHRFAGWTMLALFWVQTVLSAHDNTPSGTTLGESCVKSPAFWLLAVATASVASSWCFLRKVPVEAEKLSDHAIRLHFDYTVPVNGSFTRLSHKPLKEWHSFATIPAPEAVNGRSKGYSLVVSNAGDWTKSTIQDGPSHIWTRGVPTCGVMRIATLFNRVVLIATGSGIGPVLGHIQNPTCPTQLIWSTKNPEETFGEEICQTISERIPNAVIHDTKKLGRPDLVKMGYNLVKGFKAEAVIIIANEKITKKVVYGLETRGVPAYGAIWDS